One genomic segment of Natrialbaceae archaeon AArc-T1-2 includes these proteins:
- a CDS encoding cyclophilin-like fold protein, producing the protein MADLHVTVDGRDLEASWTDGTADTRAALEDALPLEGEATRWGDELYFEIPVDVPAENARERVPEGAVAYWPAGNALCLFWGETPASEGEEPHAASPVTVVARLEDVSPLSSLEGGARVRLERVSR; encoded by the coding sequence ATGGCGGATCTGCACGTGACCGTCGACGGTCGCGACCTCGAGGCGAGCTGGACCGACGGGACAGCCGACACGCGGGCCGCACTCGAGGACGCACTCCCCCTCGAGGGTGAGGCGACCCGCTGGGGCGACGAGCTGTATTTCGAGATTCCGGTCGACGTCCCCGCCGAGAACGCCCGCGAACGCGTCCCCGAAGGTGCGGTCGCCTACTGGCCCGCCGGCAACGCGCTCTGTCTGTTCTGGGGGGAGACGCCGGCCAGCGAGGGCGAGGAGCCGCACGCGGCGTCGCCGGTAACCGTCGTCGCGCGACTCGAGGACGTCTCCCCGCTTTCCAGCCTCGAGGGTGGGGCGCGGGTTCGACTCGAGCGCGTCAGTCGATAA
- a CDS encoding hemolysin family protein: MTDVGAVAATSVIDAVSLSVLTAAGVVAVAMLMGVSAFFSSSEIAMFALPKHRLDVFLEEDVPNAAVAKGLLEDPHRLLVTILVGNNVANVAMSSLTTALLGFYVSQGQAVLITTVGVTALVLLFCESAPKSYAVENTESWAMRVARPLQLSEYVFYPFVVVFDVLTRAINKLVGAGTRIESAYVTRSELQELIEAGQRAGAIEADERERLQRIFRFSETHVDEIMVPRPDVYAVELGESLEDAIQTCAYSGHTHLPVYEDSFDTVVGTVNVCELVRERHYGERDPTERSLEDVLEPVVHVPETMPADEVLAELQGSQAHVAVVVDEFGTTEGIVTTEDPTEVVVGEILQPLEQAPIEIIGDRTATIQGEVSIGDVNETLDLELPETTWYDTIAGFVLARIGRRAREGDRVEHDGISVVVEHVTGTRIESVRLVAEEPFTFDEDEIID; this comes from the coding sequence GTGACCGACGTGGGCGCGGTCGCGGCTACGTCCGTGATCGATGCCGTTTCGCTGTCGGTCCTCACGGCCGCGGGCGTCGTCGCGGTCGCGATGCTGATGGGCGTCTCCGCCTTTTTCTCGTCGTCTGAGATTGCGATGTTCGCGCTTCCGAAACACCGTCTCGACGTTTTCCTCGAGGAGGACGTCCCGAACGCCGCCGTCGCGAAGGGCCTGCTCGAGGATCCACACCGATTGCTCGTGACGATCCTGGTGGGTAACAACGTCGCTAACGTCGCTATGTCGAGTCTGACGACGGCCCTGCTGGGCTTTTACGTCTCCCAGGGCCAGGCCGTTCTCATTACGACGGTTGGGGTTACGGCGCTGGTGTTGCTGTTCTGTGAGAGCGCCCCGAAGTCTTACGCCGTCGAGAACACCGAGTCCTGGGCGATGCGGGTCGCCCGTCCGTTGCAACTCTCCGAGTACGTCTTCTACCCGTTCGTCGTCGTCTTCGACGTCCTCACTCGCGCGATCAACAAACTCGTCGGTGCAGGCACCCGGATCGAGTCGGCCTACGTCACCCGTTCCGAGCTCCAGGAGCTGATCGAGGCCGGCCAACGGGCGGGCGCGATCGAGGCCGACGAACGCGAGCGGCTCCAGCGCATCTTCCGGTTCTCCGAGACCCACGTCGACGAGATCATGGTCCCCCGGCCGGACGTCTACGCGGTCGAACTCGGTGAGAGCCTCGAGGACGCCATCCAGACGTGTGCCTACAGCGGCCACACGCACCTGCCGGTCTACGAGGACAGTTTCGACACCGTCGTCGGCACCGTCAACGTCTGTGAACTCGTCCGCGAGCGCCACTACGGGGAACGCGATCCGACCGAGCGATCGCTCGAGGACGTCCTCGAACCTGTGGTTCACGTCCCCGAGACGATGCCAGCAGACGAGGTGCTCGCGGAGCTCCAGGGGAGCCAGGCCCACGTCGCGGTCGTCGTCGACGAGTTCGGCACGACCGAGGGGATCGTCACGACCGAGGACCCGACCGAGGTGGTCGTCGGCGAGATCCTCCAGCCGCTCGAGCAAGCGCCAATCGAGATCATCGGCGACCGAACCGCGACGATCCAGGGTGAGGTATCCATCGGCGACGTCAACGAGACGCTCGACCTCGAGCTTCCGGAGACGACGTGGTACGATACGATCGCTGGCTTCGTACTCGCCCGGATCGGTCGACGTGCCAGGGAAGGCGACCGGGTCGAACACGACGGCATCAGCGTCGTCGTCGAGCACGTCACGGGAACCCGGATCGAGAGCGTCAGGCTCGTCGCCGAGGAACCGTTTACGTTCGACGAGGACGAGATTATCGACTGA
- a CDS encoding pyridoxamine 5'-phosphate oxidase family protein produces MAVDDVETFLNEQGTGVLCLARESRAYGIPIAFAYDADGERAILDLGFAPESRKREFVDATDEVCLTVYEHDAPDDWTSVVLSGELVALEEDEIGEETESWFHEVAGDIDVDASELELQWYELVAETVSGRVQ; encoded by the coding sequence ATGGCGGTTGACGACGTCGAGACGTTCCTGAACGAGCAGGGAACCGGCGTACTCTGTCTCGCACGCGAGAGTCGGGCCTACGGCATCCCGATCGCGTTCGCCTACGACGCCGACGGCGAGCGGGCGATCCTCGATCTCGGGTTCGCCCCCGAGAGCAGAAAACGCGAGTTCGTCGACGCAACCGACGAGGTCTGTCTCACCGTCTACGAACACGACGCACCCGACGACTGGACGAGCGTCGTCCTGAGCGGCGAACTCGTCGCGCTCGAGGAGGACGAAATCGGCGAGGAGACAGAATCCTGGTTCCACGAGGTCGCCGGCGACATCGACGTCGACGCGAGCGAACTCGAACTTCAGTGGTACGAGCTCGTAGCCGAGACGGTCTCCGGGCGAGTGCAGTAA